The genomic segment gctgagaaagttaataaagtacatcatatatttgggaaaacgtcgaagaagtcttctgtaacgaccccttggaagaagaaatcaatattctttgatcttccatattggtcaaagttagatgttagacattgcatagatgtcatgcatgttgagaaaaatgtctgtgatagcttgattggtacactactaaacatccagggaaaaacaaaagatggagtgaatgcgcgtttggatttggttgacatgaagatccgagaagagttggcaccaagagagattggtaaacgtacttatttgccccctgcatgttacacaatgtccaaacaagagaagataagtttttgtctttgtttaaagagtatcaaggtaccacaaggatactcttcaaatttcaagagcttagtgtcaatgcaggacttaaagcttgttggactgaagtctcacgattgccacgtcttaatgcaacagttgttaccagtggcaattcgtggaattttgcctaAAAAAGTTAGGCtgaccataactcgattgtgctcatttttctcgtcaatttgtagtaaagtcatcgatcctacaaagttagatgaacttcaaagcgaaattatcatcatcttgtgtcaactagaaatgtttttccctccatccttttttgacatcatggtgcatttacttgttcatttgatcagagaaataaagttgtgtggaccagtatacttaagatggatgtatcctattgagcgttatatgaagattttgaaagggtacgtcaaaaatcaatatcgtccagaaggttcgatgattgaaagatatattgctgaagaaagtattgagttttgctctgagtatatgactaaagcaaatccgataggagtccctcggacatcatggttgagtagatattctacaagtaaaagcatccgaggtgtgaatgtggtgacgaaaagtcgtgaagaattgatgcaagcacatttgtacatattaaacaacacagatgaagtgatcccatttttggaagcacaTAAAGCCGTTGTAAGGAACAACTATCcacgacaatcagagaaatggcagttgatggagcataacagaacattcttgtcctggttcaaatctgaagtttcgAAAGAATCATGGTCCTCTGAGACTTTGTTGTGGTTAGCAAATggcttgaagtttgatgttgtatgttgtacaggctacgaaattaataattgcacattctatacaaagactttggatgataaaagcacagtacaaaatagtggcgtcagtctagaagctgagtcacTACAGTTTTCaacatccaaagatcaaaatcctatagttggatccatgagatactatggtagaattgaagagatatttgaagttgattacactaagttttccgttgcactcttcaaatgtaagtgggtagacaataagagtggtgtcaaaatagatgaatctggtatgacacttgttgattttcgaaaggttggttatAGAGACGAACCGTtcatcatggcatatcaagcaagtcaggttttttatgtcaaagatcctgcgtctgaccattggtatgttgctctccaaggaaaaaggcaaattgaagataaagaagagaatatAAGTAATCTTCATATCGCTGACAgccatccatttaaaacgacaataaatttggatgacgaccctctaattgatgacatacaagcaatacgagaagatcacaatgaaggaatatatatatgaccaatccatatgattatgtatgaatttcatgtttgtgtaaatatttatggcaattgttaaataatatatgttattttataagtgctttatttatatatcatcttatttattgtgacagatatatggctgagtcacctcattcgtcaggcgatgaagtccccaccacttctagacggacgagaggagcaacgaggttacgacagcttatacttagaagaaatgcaggtgagaggacacctatcattattgacgtggtcactggagttgcatctggcccaaatgcagatgtatttaggtcttaccttggagtattggcacgtgatcgtatctctatacttactccatcctttgaccatgtttctgaggctgatcggaatctcatctggcaagatctattggtaagttaagcaatattgctccatcttctatattcattatattgataaatctgtattgatataaggttattactttctttgttgcagataacatttgatatgccaaacatcgagagcttaaggaataagtgtttatctgcaattgcagaaagatttcgagggtttaagacaaaattgacgtctagatatatatttggaccaaaaagtaatgaaaatccatgttccaaatattcagcaATTGACGAAGCAACATGGCGTCAGTTTGTAGAGCTTCGTTCATCCGAGGCGTGGCAGGTAAGTacagtaaaatcattcaattcatcattcataattctatattatgacaattgtttcatattgtcacaggaaaaaaggtcaaaagcacaGGGAATAAGCgctcagaataaaaatccacacatactgtctcgtggtggatataggaagcttgaagaaaaaataatgaagcagaagtcagatagcagacttccactttctgagggttgtgaccctcctcctcctccttcaccaccatctcggcacgagaagtggaagttagcccgtataagaccatcgggctcctacacttccgagtctgccagagaaatatctgaaagaattgtaagatgtcattccttatatttttacattaattttgttatatatattacatagatttttctaatgattttgaacttttgttatgtgacaggactccttggttgagcagagctcccaaggtcaattcacacaagaaggtcgtcaagatattcttgccacagctattggacgacctgagcacccaggacgAGTGCGTGGTGctgggactggcataggcatacgacagttttttgggtcttcctcgcgtccatattcataggaaaagatgaaggaggaaataagaaaaaagatgacgcaggagatcacaaagaaggttcgagcagagttgtatgatgaagttgctgatatggttgcgcgccagttccagcagcattatgaggattatggcaatcgtcctccgccatctcctgtagcggaacatgttgtgccccctacaggtaaacttatttatttttggtaactaatttactttttgcataacctaacatttaatttgacaggtagaagcggtaaaggaagttgttcagctTCCGGTGCCCCaggggacgacatggatgaAACTCGTCCATGTCAGTTATTTATTCTTTCTGATACTAGGACCgtgctagtggctcgtggtacagtttatgagacagccactttagtgcatggtgtacaactttcagaagatgaggtcaaggtcacggtggatgaagttgtcatagcGGATGCcgttcttcctgtgcctacagatgagttcttcactgtggaagaagcatttaagtcctttgtcgcctggcctagacatttggttggtgatgtatctaatcccccggtaaacacttgtactatatacttctcaattttaatatttacttctaattgacgttataacataaccatttttgcatttaacagcAGATAGGTAAAGAGGGAAGTCCTccaccgaagaagactcatttatctgaggatgaccctcttggtgcgttagacgagctcgctaaaatcatttcaaatgtgccgatgaatgtacactgggattctactacatttggaagagaaactcagatcccattgtacttgcatcatcaagatgttagggagcttgcgtcgggtagagaagaaattaatattacactcattcagctgtggatgatgtaagtttatgaaaacCTTTTTATACAATTCTATTTT from the Vigna angularis cultivar LongXiaoDou No.4 chromosome 3, ASM1680809v1, whole genome shotgun sequence genome contains:
- the LOC128195936 gene encoding uncharacterized protein LOC128195936 encodes the protein MNPFGNLSTNHSCWPVILIIYNLSPGLCMKRKYMMLSMLISGPKQPGNDIDVYLRPLVEDLKLLWVDGVEIFDAFASETFMMHAMLFCTINDFPAYGNLSGYSVKGHKACPICEENTAAQQLKHGRKTVYMRHRRFLQSNHPYRRLKKAFNGEQEKDNAPIPLTGLEVAEKVNKVHHIFGKTSKKSSVTTPWKKKSIFFDLPYWSKLDVRHCIDVMHVEKNVCDSLIGTLLNIQGKTKDGVNARLDLVDMKIREELAPREIGKRTYLPPACYTMSKQEKISFCLCLKSIKVPQGYSSNFKSLVSMQDLKLVGLKSHDCHVLMQQLLPVAIRGILPKKVRLTITRLCSFFSSICSKVIDPTKLDELQSEIIIILCQLEMFFPPSFFDIMVHLLVHLIREIKLCGPVYLRWMYPIERYMKILKGYVKNQYRPEGSMIERYIAEESIEFCSEYMTKANPIGVPRTSWLSRYSTSKSIRGVNVVTKSREELMQAHLYILNNTDEVIPFLEAHKAVVRNNYPRQSEKWQLMEHNRTFLSWFKSEVSKESWSSETLLWLANGLKFDVVCCTGYEINNCTFYTKTLDDKSTVQNSGVSLEAESLQFSTSKDQNPIVGSMRYYGRIEEIFEVDYTKFSVALFKCKWVDNKSGVKIDESGMTLVDFRKVGYRDEPFIMAYQASQVFYVKDPASDHWYVALQGKRQIEDKEENISNLHIADSHPFKTTINLDDDPLIDDIQAIREDHNEGIYI